From Deinococcus aquaticus, one genomic window encodes:
- the mltG gene encoding endolytic transglycosylase MltG: MTRLGARRGLPVWVRVLLVLLLLALLAVGGALLYARSLLGAAGGGAYTLEVKPGDTLGGVARTLQEKGVVKNADALRFIMRRNGTAGSLKEGLYDLNGQMTAAQVAEKLAGPARIPTVGVTIPEGRRVKDLPAIFQKAGFDGAAILKALRDTSLSPYARGQPDLEGFVFPATYEFRPAETPAKIVRTMLDRMQTEFTPANVAAAKALGLGVRDWVILASMVQAEAANDAEMPVVAGVFLNRLRDGIALGSDPTVAYGLGKDLPELDRSAGDFTKDTPYSTYTRQGLPAGPINNPGQAALLAVLKPERKMADGRDALYFLHGLNGKIYVNNDYAAHLRDVARYR, translated from the coding sequence GTGACCCGCCTGGGAGCGCGGCGCGGTCTGCCTGTGTGGGTACGGGTGCTGCTGGTCCTGCTGCTGCTGGCGTTGCTGGCGGTGGGGGGCGCGCTGCTGTACGCGCGCAGTCTGCTGGGCGCGGCGGGCGGTGGGGCGTACACGCTGGAAGTGAAACCCGGTGACACGCTGGGCGGCGTGGCCCGCACCCTGCAGGAGAAGGGTGTCGTGAAGAACGCCGACGCGCTGCGTTTCATCATGCGGCGCAACGGCACGGCCGGCAGCCTGAAGGAGGGTCTGTACGACCTGAACGGGCAGATGACGGCCGCGCAGGTCGCGGAGAAGCTGGCTGGCCCGGCCCGCATTCCAACAGTCGGCGTGACCATTCCCGAGGGGCGGCGCGTGAAGGACCTGCCCGCCATCTTCCAGAAGGCCGGGTTCGACGGCGCGGCCATCCTGAAGGCACTGCGGGACACCAGCCTCAGCCCGTACGCCAGGGGTCAGCCGGACCTGGAGGGCTTCGTGTTCCCCGCCACGTACGAGTTCCGCCCGGCGGAAACGCCCGCGAAGATCGTGCGGACCATGCTGGACCGCATGCAGACCGAGTTCACGCCCGCGAACGTGGCGGCCGCCAAAGCCCTCGGCCTGGGCGTGCGTGACTGGGTGATCCTGGCCAGCATGGTGCAGGCCGAGGCTGCCAACGACGCCGAGATGCCGGTCGTGGCGGGCGTGTTCCTGAACCGCCTGCGCGACGGCATCGCGCTGGGCAGCGACCCGACCGTCGCGTACGGGCTGGGCAAGGACCTGCCGGAACTGGACCGCAGCGCCGGGGACTTCACGAAGGACACGCCGTACAGCACGTACACCCGCCAGGGCCTGCCGGCCGGGCCGATCAACAACCCCGGTCAGGCGGCGCTGCTGGCCGTCCTGAAGCCCGAACGCAAGATGGCGGACGGCCGGGACGCGCTGTACTTCCTGCACGGCCTGAACGGCAAGATCTACGTGAACAACGATTACGCCGCGCACCTGCGGGACGTGGCCCGCTACCGCTGA
- a CDS encoding GNAT family N-acetyltransferase: MRPVTPADAATVAAHRYPDARDLPERAVYAAWVESALREGSYLGFLLEGGGEVIAGAGVTLLHWGPTRGDPQPWRARVVNVWTHPDWRRAGHARTLVMACLNALRERGITRVSLGSSDMARPLYGALGFAASTHEMNLILRAAQAE; the protein is encoded by the coding sequence ATGCGTCCTGTCACTCCGGCCGATGCGGCCACCGTCGCCGCGCACCGCTACCCGGACGCCCGGGACCTCCCCGAGCGGGCCGTGTACGCCGCGTGGGTGGAATCCGCTCTGCGGGAGGGGTCGTACCTGGGCTTCCTGCTGGAGGGTGGGGGAGAGGTGATCGCCGGGGCGGGCGTGACCCTGCTGCACTGGGGCCCCACGCGCGGCGACCCGCAGCCGTGGCGGGCGCGGGTGGTGAACGTCTGGACGCACCCGGACTGGCGCCGCGCCGGGCACGCCCGCACGCTGGTCATGGCCTGCCTGAACGCGCTGCGGGAACGCGGGATCACGCGCGTCAGCCTGGGCAGTAGCGACATGGCCCGCCCGCTGTACGGGGCGCTGGGTTTCGCGGCCAGCACGCACGAGATGAACCTGATACTGCGCGCCGCGCAGGCAGAATAG
- a CDS encoding ATP-binding protein, with product MPDAHPNPLDLTHLYDLIRKAKQEPQVVMELTAALLKQAKEDADHAAESAILVAIGVSQLHLGFFDESLNLFAQAEEKSGGKKEILALVVKERLQSYINNNKYKDIGSDYLLLLKIYHSFENYSEKISALNVLAGIDYSRRKIDDAISKLNEAREIARNKEDMQSQSTISGNLASIYSSLGNFPRAIREIRSAHLNCQGDRRAVVVLQMAAIYREIGKINEALLVIDSYLEEIDNSPTVLHERFLLVNKADIIVDLHQYNDAIDIVEKRELHKSPVFKIRANALDILGKAYRGQGEIDKARLFFIESLQIFAEIGPITSQAETAINLAELELSHSSQQALHYSSLAMNLLESSKKNPKLWSRALHVSSRGYAALGEFRQAYEVGEQHRELQVRLDREAEQQRLEVAFAELEFERTQAVAEIQRTALGQARGEVAALHAHLESRVEQRTRELQAANEELSAFAWSLSHYLRTPMQLVMGHADLLVSVPEAERALHADAVVQSIGRMSDILDGLLRYAERHLKPLESRPVSVGELVGEAWTELALGDGVQLVVNPLPVVVGDPAALGLVFRNLLANAAQHSRGREGARVVVRASLEGGMHVIEVRDNGVGFDPGAAQRLFRVFSQLPAGQSFEGLGLGLADVWRVVIAHGGHVRTEGRPGEGASFFVYLPATPGLVLGAPASA from the coding sequence ATGCCCGACGCCCACCCCAACCCCCTCGACCTCACCCACCTGTATGACCTGATCAGGAAGGCCAAGCAGGAGCCTCAGGTGGTCATGGAGCTGACGGCGGCCCTTTTAAAGCAGGCAAAGGAAGATGCTGACCATGCAGCAGAGTCAGCGATCTTGGTCGCCATAGGTGTATCTCAGCTACATCTCGGATTTTTTGACGAGAGCCTAAATCTATTTGCACAGGCTGAAGAGAAATCGGGGGGCAAAAAGGAAATCCTGGCGCTTGTTGTCAAAGAAAGATTGCAAAGCTATATCAACAATAATAAGTATAAAGATATTGGGTCTGACTACTTGCTTCTCCTGAAAATCTACCATTCTTTCGAGAATTACTCAGAGAAGATTTCAGCTCTCAATGTTCTTGCCGGAATAGACTACTCGCGGCGAAAAATAGATGATGCGATATCAAAATTGAATGAAGCAAGAGAAATAGCGCGTAATAAAGAAGACATGCAAAGCCAATCAACAATATCCGGCAATCTTGCTTCTATTTATTCTTCATTAGGTAATTTTCCAAGAGCAATAAGAGAAATACGGAGCGCCCATCTTAATTGCCAAGGTGATCGTAGGGCTGTTGTAGTTCTGCAAATGGCCGCTATATACAGGGAGATAGGAAAAATCAATGAGGCTCTCCTCGTTATCGATAGTTATCTAGAAGAAATTGATAACTCTCCAACAGTTTTACACGAAAGATTTCTTTTAGTAAACAAAGCTGATATTATTGTAGATTTACACCAATATAATGACGCGATAGATATAGTAGAAAAGCGCGAACTTCACAAAAGTCCAGTGTTTAAGATAAGAGCTAATGCCTTAGATATTCTCGGCAAGGCATACAGAGGCCAAGGAGAAATAGACAAGGCTCGCTTATTTTTTATAGAAAGCCTGCAAATTTTCGCCGAGATCGGCCCCATAACAAGCCAAGCCGAGACCGCGATTAATCTAGCCGAATTAGAGCTATCACACAGCAGTCAGCAAGCACTTCACTACTCTTCGCTAGCAATGAATTTGCTTGAGAGCAGCAAGAAGAACCCCAAGCTGTGGTCTAGGGCTTTGCATGTGTCGTCGCGTGGGTACGCGGCGCTTGGGGAGTTCCGGCAGGCGTACGAGGTTGGTGAGCAGCACCGGGAATTGCAGGTGCGTCTGGACCGTGAAGCCGAGCAGCAGCGCCTGGAGGTGGCGTTCGCAGAGCTGGAGTTCGAGCGGACGCAGGCGGTCGCGGAGATTCAGCGGACGGCGCTGGGGCAGGCGCGGGGTGAGGTGGCGGCGCTGCACGCGCATCTGGAGTCGCGGGTGGAGCAGCGGACGCGGGAGCTTCAGGCGGCGAATGAGGAACTGAGTGCGTTCGCGTGGTCGCTGAGTCATTACCTGCGCACGCCGATGCAGCTGGTGATGGGGCACGCGGACCTGCTGGTGAGCGTGCCGGAGGCGGAGCGGGCGCTGCATGCGGACGCGGTGGTGCAGTCGATCGGGCGGATGTCGGACATTCTGGATGGGCTGCTGCGGTACGCGGAGCGGCATTTGAAGCCGCTGGAGTCGCGGCCGGTGTCGGTGGGTGAGTTGGTTGGGGAGGCGTGGACGGAGCTGGCGTTGGGTGACGGGGTGCAGTTGGTGGTGAATCCGTTGCCGGTGGTGGTGGGTGATCCGGCGGCGCTGGGGTTGGTGTTCCGGAATCTGCTGGCGAACGCGGCGCAGCATTCCCGTGGTCGGGAGGGGGCGCGGGTGGTGGTGCGGGCCAGTCTGGAGGGGGGCATGCACGTGATCGAGGTGCGGGATAACGGAGTGGGGTTTGATCCGGGGGCGGCGCAGCGGTTGTTCCGGGTGTTCAGTCAGTTGCCGGCGGGGCAGTCGTTTGAGGGGTTGGGGTTGGGGTTGGCGGATGTGTGGCGCGTGGTGATTGCGCATGGGGGGCACGTGCGGACGGAGGGGCGGCCGGGTGAGGGGGCGTCGTTCTTCGTGTACCTGCCGGCGACGCCGGGGTTGGTGCTGGGTGCGCCGGCCAGCGCCTGA
- a CDS encoding DUF421 domain-containing protein, whose protein sequence is MSAEIVPFDWARMLLGDTPPLFLLEIVFRTAVMFLWLVLLLRVTGKRGLAQLSPLEVAIVIGLGSAAGDPMFYPEVPLLHAMLVMALVVGLQRLIAHLVIVSEHVETFVEGTPVELIRDGILTPLGMERANLSREDVFERLRAQGVRQLGAVQRAYFEQDGNLTVFTHPHDPPPGLPVVPPWDLEPPRELGVAEAQAFAGPLACLRCGQVRPAPRAGPPAGAPQESSGACACGETRWTPALTDPLDPQATQTATPDGPPDSGEPTDGGTGSPAATGPR, encoded by the coding sequence ATGAGCGCCGAGATCGTTCCGTTCGACTGGGCGCGGATGCTGCTGGGCGACACGCCCCCCCTGTTCCTGCTGGAGATCGTGTTCCGCACGGCCGTGATGTTCCTGTGGCTGGTGCTGCTGCTGCGCGTGACCGGCAAGCGCGGGCTGGCGCAACTCAGTCCGCTGGAGGTCGCCATCGTGATCGGGCTGGGGTCGGCGGCGGGCGACCCGATGTTCTACCCGGAAGTGCCGCTGCTGCACGCCATGCTGGTCATGGCGCTGGTCGTGGGCCTGCAACGCCTGATCGCGCATCTGGTGATCGTCAGCGAGCACGTCGAGACGTTCGTGGAGGGCACGCCGGTCGAACTGATCCGCGACGGCATCCTGACCCCACTGGGCATGGAACGCGCGAACCTGAGCCGCGAGGACGTGTTCGAGCGCCTGCGCGCCCAGGGCGTGCGGCAACTGGGCGCGGTGCAGCGCGCGTACTTCGAGCAGGATGGAAACCTGACCGTGTTCACGCACCCGCACGACCCGCCGCCGGGCCTGCCGGTCGTGCCGCCCTGGGATCTGGAACCGCCCCGTGAACTGGGCGTGGCCGAGGCGCAGGCGTTCGCGGGCCCGCTGGCCTGCCTGCGCTGCGGTCAGGTCCGGCCCGCCCCGCGCGCGGGCCCCCCGGCCGGCGCACCGCAGGAAAGCAGCGGGGCGTGCGCGTGCGGTGAAACCCGCTGGACGCCCGCCCTGACCGACCCCCTGGACCCGCAGGCCACCCAGACTGCCACCCCGGACGGCCCCCCGGACTCCGGCGAGCCGACCGACGGCGGAACGGGTTCTCCGGCCGCCACTGGCCCACGCTGA
- a CDS encoding cation:proton antiporter has translation MSRFLFLLPLLAGSALAAAPEVHTGPPAFLLQLTLLLGVSALAAYLSFRLRLIPIIGFLVAGVVAGPGALGLIRDQELISAASEVGVMLLLFTIGIEFSLERLSRIARQIFVGGGLQVGLTVLAGAGALLLAGVGAPDAVFTGCLIALSSTAIVMRLLGERGETNGPAGQVSLGILIFQDLAVVLMVLLIPMLAGQGGGALGVLVALAKAGGIIAFVLIAARRIVPPIMEVVARTCSSEIFLLTVVALCFGTASLTAMAGVSLALGAFLAGLLVSESRYGAQAMGEILPLQILFSAAFFLSVGLQLNLGFLVGHLGVVLGAALLIVALKVLVTFVSVRLLGESTRTALPVAFLTAQVGEFSFVLATTGTALGLSFAGMGAQGGGVFIAATVLLMAFTPALNALADALGRRLPAPALASAAGGGAGSSGSVPGAVPAGGGEAHGLPVSGRVVFAGYGAHARLAARALSRAGLPYSVITRNPDGASELEGRGAPVLIADYTRAGLLRELNIASARALVIADDDTEMTERAVSVARSVAPDLNIITQATSSEGFHGLQQLGAQHILSARREIAAGILDLLTPPEVTRADITRHLAEHPAVTLSATQRAQCDHAAHNAGPVTPEADVCLECVALGDTWVHLRVCMTCGHVGCCDSSKNKHATAHARRQDHPIIRSAEPGETWAYCYEHHWTK, from the coding sequence ATGTCGCGTTTTCTGTTCCTGCTGCCCCTGCTGGCCGGGTCTGCCCTGGCCGCCGCTCCGGAAGTTCACACGGGGCCGCCGGCGTTTCTACTGCAGTTGACGTTGCTGCTGGGCGTGTCGGCGCTGGCGGCGTACCTGTCGTTCCGGTTGCGGCTCATTCCGATCATTGGGTTTCTGGTGGCGGGTGTGGTGGCGGGGCCGGGCGCGCTGGGTCTGATCCGGGATCAGGAGTTGATCTCGGCGGCGTCCGAGGTGGGCGTGATGCTGCTGCTGTTCACCATCGGGATCGAGTTCAGCCTGGAGCGGTTGTCGCGGATTGCGCGGCAGATTTTCGTGGGCGGCGGGTTGCAGGTGGGCCTGACGGTGCTGGCGGGCGCGGGGGCGCTGCTGCTGGCGGGCGTGGGCGCGCCGGACGCGGTGTTCACGGGCTGCCTGATCGCGCTGTCGAGCACGGCGATCGTGATGCGCCTGCTGGGCGAGCGGGGTGAGACGAACGGCCCGGCGGGGCAGGTGAGTCTGGGCATCCTGATCTTCCAGGATCTGGCGGTGGTGCTGATGGTGCTGCTGATCCCGATGCTGGCCGGGCAGGGTGGGGGCGCGCTGGGCGTGCTGGTCGCACTGGCGAAGGCGGGCGGGATCATTGCGTTCGTGCTGATCGCGGCGCGGCGGATCGTTCCGCCCATCATGGAGGTCGTGGCGCGCACGTGCAGCAGCGAGATCTTCCTGCTGACGGTCGTGGCGTTGTGTTTCGGCACGGCGAGCCTGACGGCCATGGCGGGCGTGAGTCTGGCGCTGGGGGCGTTCCTGGCGGGGCTGCTGGTCAGTGAGAGCCGCTACGGGGCGCAGGCGATGGGTGAGATCCTGCCGCTGCAGATTCTGTTCAGCGCGGCGTTCTTCCTGTCGGTGGGGTTGCAGCTGAACCTGGGGTTCCTGGTGGGGCACCTGGGGGTGGTGCTGGGCGCGGCGCTACTGATCGTGGCGTTGAAGGTGCTGGTGACGTTCGTCAGCGTGCGCCTGCTGGGCGAGTCCACGCGGACGGCGCTGCCCGTGGCGTTCCTGACGGCGCAGGTGGGTGAGTTCTCGTTCGTGCTGGCGACGACGGGTACGGCGCTGGGCCTGAGTTTCGCGGGCATGGGCGCGCAGGGGGGCGGGGTGTTCATCGCGGCGACGGTGCTGCTGATGGCGTTCACGCCCGCCCTGAACGCCCTGGCGGACGCGCTGGGCCGCCGCCTGCCCGCACCGGCACTGGCCAGCGCGGCGGGTGGCGGTGCCGGCAGCTCAGGGAGCGTGCCGGGCGCGGTCCCTGCGGGGGGCGGCGAGGCGCACGGCCTGCCGGTGTCGGGGCGGGTGGTGTTCGCCGGGTACGGCGCGCACGCCCGCCTCGCGGCCCGCGCCCTGAGCCGCGCGGGACTGCCGTACAGCGTCATCACCCGCAACCCGGACGGGGCCAGTGAACTGGAGGGGCGGGGCGCGCCCGTGCTGATCGCGGATTACACGCGGGCCGGTCTGCTGCGCGAACTGAACATCGCCTCGGCCCGCGCGCTGGTCATCGCGGACGACGACACCGAGATGACCGAGCGGGCCGTGAGCGTGGCCCGCTCGGTCGCGCCGGACCTGAACATCATCACGCAGGCCACGTCCAGCGAGGGCTTTCACGGGCTGCAACAGCTGGGCGCGCAGCACATCCTGAGCGCCCGCCGGGAGATCGCCGCCGGAATCCTGGACCTGCTGACGCCACCCGAGGTGACGCGCGCGGACATCACCCGCCACCTCGCCGAGCATCCCGCCGTGACCCTCAGCGCCACGCAACGCGCGCAGTGCGATCACGCCGCGCACAACGCCGGGCCGGTCACCCCGGAGGCGGACGTGTGCCTGGAATGCGTGGCGCTGGGCGACACCTGGGTTCACCTGCGGGTGTGCATGACCTGCGGACACGTCGGCTGCTGCGATTCCAGCAAGAACAAACACGCCACCGCGCACGCCCGGCGGCAGGATCACCCCATCATCCGCAGCGCCGAACCGGGCGAAACCTGGGCGTACTGCTACGAGCACCACTGGACGAAATAG
- a CDS encoding carbohydrate kinase family protein, with protein MTDRKPLVSLGDLTWDVLAKPDTMLLPGGDSTGRIELSGGGSAANLAVWAARCAYPARFTGKIGLDRFGELATAELHAEHVGTDLLLSREHPTGVILGLIDRRGQRAMLTGQGADWELLPEELPLDTLRGAAHLHLTAWSLFRDPPRAAALMAAGVARGAGATLSLDPGSFQMIQQMGRESFLRVLEDVPFDVFFPNDDEARAMSGHADRHAAMDWFRARYPRALIVMKLDEDGVMIEGPAQARVQVPATQDRVIDATGAGDSFGGAFLAGWLTHGDAVRAAGLAVQVGGWVVSRFGARPPADADLHERLRRYGVTVAL; from the coding sequence ATGACTGACCGTAAACCTCTTGTTTCGCTGGGTGACCTGACGTGGGACGTGCTGGCGAAACCCGACACCATGCTGCTGCCGGGCGGCGACAGCACGGGCCGCATCGAACTGTCCGGGGGAGGAAGCGCCGCGAACCTGGCGGTGTGGGCCGCCCGCTGCGCGTACCCGGCCCGGTTTACCGGCAAGATCGGCCTGGACCGCTTCGGGGAACTGGCGACCGCTGAACTGCACGCCGAGCACGTGGGCACGGACCTGCTGCTCAGCCGGGAGCATCCGACGGGCGTGATTCTGGGTCTGATCGACCGGCGCGGGCAGCGGGCCATGCTGACCGGGCAGGGCGCCGACTGGGAACTGCTGCCGGAGGAACTGCCGCTGGACACGCTGCGCGGCGCGGCGCACCTGCACCTGACCGCCTGGAGTCTGTTCCGCGATCCGCCGCGTGCGGCGGCGCTGATGGCGGCCGGGGTGGCGCGCGGGGCAGGCGCGACCCTGAGCCTGGACCCCGGTAGTTTCCAGATGATTCAGCAGATGGGCCGCGAGTCGTTCCTGCGGGTGCTGGAGGACGTGCCGTTCGACGTGTTCTTCCCGAACGACGACGAGGCGCGCGCCATGAGCGGGCACGCGGACCGGCACGCGGCCATGGACTGGTTCCGGGCGCGGTACCCACGGGCGCTGATCGTCATGAAACTCGACGAGGACGGCGTGATGATTGAGGGTCCGGCGCAGGCGCGGGTGCAGGTGCCGGCCACGCAGGACCGCGTCATCGACGCCACGGGCGCCGGGGATTCGTTCGGCGGGGCGTTCCTGGCCGGGTGGCTGACGCACGGGGACGCGGTGCGGGCGGCGGGTCTGGCCGTGCAGGTGGGCGGCTGGGTCGTGTCGCGGTTCGGGGCGCGCCCCCCGGCCGACGCGGACCTGCATGAGCGGTTACGGCGTTACGGCGTGACGGTGGCCCTGTGA
- a CDS encoding DUF1697 domain-containing protein, producing the protein MTFVALLHAVNLGARRKVPMADLRALLTGLGLREVRTYIQSGNAVFSADPQPDLRGRLEAALEAQFGFPVPVTLRTAHEWQEAATGCPAHLRSEAVVVAFLRDPPAPEHVEALRARDVTPERWEIVGQTLYQTVPDGVRTMKLSAAVIERVLGVGVTVRNERTVGAIAALLDT; encoded by the coding sequence ATGACTTTCGTGGCGCTGCTGCACGCGGTGAACCTGGGAGCGCGGCGCAAGGTGCCCATGGCCGACCTGCGCGCCCTGCTGACCGGTCTGGGCCTGCGGGAAGTCCGCACGTACATCCAGAGCGGGAACGCCGTGTTCAGCGCGGACCCCCAACCGGACCTGCGCGGGCGGCTGGAGGCGGCGCTGGAAGCGCAGTTCGGCTTCCCGGTGCCCGTGACGCTCCGCACGGCGCACGAGTGGCAGGAAGCGGCAACCGGTTGCCCCGCCCACCTGCGCAGCGAGGCGGTCGTGGTGGCGTTCCTGCGCGACCCGCCTGCCCCGGAGCATGTGGAGGCCCTGCGTGCCCGGGACGTAACGCCGGAACGCTGGGAGATCGTGGGGCAGACGCTGTACCAGACGGTCCCGGACGGCGTGCGGACCATGAAGCTGTCGGCCGCCGTGATCGAACGGGTGCTGGGCGTGGGCGTGACCGTCCGCAACGAGCGCACCGTGGGGGCCATCGCCGCCCTGCTGGACACCTGA
- a CDS encoding sensor histidine kinase: MTPSTPTADPAPTTTPRRLLGILLCRQDLLLALLPTLLSVALLTVAFLPAFQSLNNPQTTWSGYNYQRFLNRVLQYARTTTDPDATPAQQTTKRYQVLSDILAANKQATGDHPDSLFAELPERERDAGVRLNDIVPLIRSGTPADAERAVRIAEQLNSAAHTHLTGVRDELTRNLHFMQITVLLAALLSGSLGSALILRALNTTRREQNARTARDAQHREALGMAAHELRRPLQALLLSTDALRGTDNPRLREHLLRTIEDQAAQLAVRTDLERLELMYVNIEPRPERTDLNALLGRLETERVRTRRPPTPTHVHADPNHLRQILENLIENAQRYSQDLILITLDGPTPERGPMIRVLDNGPGLPHDLLERVFDVGYRKPGTPHREGQGLGLPVARRLARASHAEITLHSPEGGGLEARVTFPTSEPPPTPEHPTP; this comes from the coding sequence ATGACCCCCAGCACACCCACAGCGGACCCCGCCCCCACCACCACCCCGCGCCGCCTGCTGGGCATCCTGCTGTGCCGCCAGGACCTGCTACTGGCCCTGCTGCCCACCCTCCTGTCGGTCGCGCTGCTGACCGTGGCGTTCCTGCCCGCCTTCCAGTCCCTGAACAACCCGCAAACCACCTGGAGCGGCTACAACTACCAGAGGTTCCTGAACCGCGTGCTGCAGTACGCCCGCACCACCACGGACCCCGACGCCACACCCGCCCAGCAGACCACCAAACGCTACCAGGTCCTCTCGGACATCCTGGCCGCCAACAAGCAGGCCACCGGCGACCACCCGGACTCCCTGTTCGCCGAACTACCCGAACGGGAACGCGACGCCGGCGTACGCCTGAACGACATCGTTCCCCTGATCAGAAGCGGCACCCCCGCCGACGCCGAACGGGCCGTCCGCATCGCCGAACAACTGAACTCCGCCGCGCACACCCACCTGACCGGCGTGCGCGACGAACTGACCCGCAACCTGCACTTCATGCAGATCACCGTCCTGCTCGCCGCGCTCCTCAGCGGCAGCCTCGGCTCCGCCCTGATCCTGCGCGCCCTGAACACCACCCGCCGCGAACAGAACGCCCGCACCGCCCGCGACGCCCAGCACCGCGAAGCCCTCGGCATGGCCGCCCACGAACTCCGCCGCCCCCTCCAGGCCCTGCTGCTCTCCACCGACGCCCTGCGCGGCACCGACAACCCCCGCCTGCGCGAACACCTGCTACGCACCATCGAAGATCAGGCCGCGCAACTCGCCGTGCGCACCGACCTCGAACGCCTCGAACTGATGTATGTGAACATCGAACCCCGCCCCGAACGCACCGACCTGAACGCCCTGCTCGGCCGCCTGGAAACCGAACGCGTCCGCACCCGCCGCCCCCCCACACCCACCCACGTCCACGCCGACCCCAACCACCTGCGCCAGATCCTGGAAAACCTCATCGAGAACGCCCAACGCTACTCCCAGGACCTGATCCTCATCACCCTCGACGGCCCCACACCCGAACGCGGCCCCATGATCCGCGTCCTCGACAACGGCCCCGGCCTGCCCCACGACCTGCTCGAACGCGTGTTCGACGTCGGCTACCGCAAACCCGGCACCCCCCACCGCGAAGGCCAGGGCCTGGGCCTACCCGTCGCCCGCCGACTCGCCCGCGCCAGCCACGCCGAGATCACCCTGCACTCCCCCGAAGGCGGCGGACTCGAAGCCCGCGTCACCTTCCCCACCAGCGAACCACCCCCCACCCCCGAACACCCCACCCCCTGA
- the gatB gene encoding Asp-tRNA(Asn)/Glu-tRNA(Gln) amidotransferase subunit GatB, producing the protein MSYVAVIGLEVHLQLKTRSKIFSSCPQEYHGADPNTFTDPFTLGLPGTLPTLNREAVELAMMFGLGLNCDVSGFTQFHRKNYFYPDAPKNFQLSQYDRPIARDGFLDVTLPGGEVSRVRIKRAHLEDDAGKLTHPTYAPYSMLDLNRAGSSLLEMVTEADITGAEQARAFLESVQAIAQALGVSDATPEEGKMRCDVNLSLHRVGEPWGTKCEVKNLNSFRSVARAIEFETVRQARILDAGGRITQDTLGWDEGGQKTFLMRTKEGEADYRYFPEPDLPPLDITPEWIARVRERMPELPAQKLDRYRAAGVREADAQTLSLSMPLSRFYDEALTGEPQSGAQPDAQKLANWLLGDVSGLLAAQERSVADADLNPAHLAALVRLIDAGTISGKIAKDLLPDVMAGHDPATLVQERGLSVVTDTAAIDAAIDAAMTADPATVEKVRAGNAKAMNALFGPVMKAMGGQAKPEVVRERLSAKLGL; encoded by the coding sequence ATGTCGTATGTGGCGGTTATTGGTCTGGAAGTTCACCTGCAACTGAAGACAAGGTCCAAGATCTTCAGCTCGTGCCCGCAGGAGTATCACGGGGCGGACCCGAACACGTTCACGGACCCGTTCACGCTGGGCCTGCCGGGCACGCTGCCCACCCTGAACCGCGAGGCGGTGGAACTCGCCATGATGTTCGGGCTGGGCCTGAACTGCGACGTGAGCGGCTTCACGCAGTTTCACCGCAAGAACTACTTCTACCCGGACGCCCCGAAGAACTTCCAGCTGTCGCAGTACGACCGGCCCATCGCGCGTGACGGGTTTCTGGATGTGACGCTGCCGGGCGGCGAGGTGAGCCGCGTGCGGATCAAGCGGGCGCACCTGGAGGACGACGCGGGCAAACTGACGCACCCCACGTACGCGCCGTACTCCATGCTGGACCTGAACCGCGCCGGGTCCAGCCTGCTGGAGATGGTCACCGAGGCCGACATCACCGGCGCCGAGCAGGCCCGCGCGTTCCTGGAGAGCGTGCAGGCCATCGCGCAGGCGCTGGGGGTCAGTGACGCCACGCCCGAGGAAGGCAAGATGCGCTGCGACGTGAACCTCAGCCTGCACAGGGTCGGCGAACCGTGGGGCACCAAGTGCGAGGTGAAGAACCTCAACTCGTTCCGCAGCGTGGCGCGCGCCATCGAGTTCGAGACAGTGCGGCAGGCCCGCATCCTGGACGCCGGCGGGCGCATCACGCAGGACACCCTGGGGTGGGACGAGGGCGGCCAGAAGACCTTCCTGATGCGCACCAAGGAAGGCGAGGCGGATTACCGCTACTTCCCCGAGCCGGACCTGCCCCCGCTGGACATCACGCCCGAATGGATCGCGCGCGTGCGGGAGCGCATGCCCGAACTGCCCGCGCAGAAACTGGACCGCTACCGCGCGGCGGGCGTGCGCGAGGCCGACGCGCAGACCCTGAGCCTCAGCATGCCGCTGTCGCGTTTCTACGACGAGGCCCTGACCGGCGAACCCCAGTCCGGTGCACAGCCTGACGCCCAGAAACTGGCGAACTGGCTGCTGGGTGACGTGTCCGGCCTGCTGGCCGCGCAGGAGCGCAGCGTCGCGGATGCCGACCTGAACCCCGCGCACCTGGCCGCTCTGGTCCGCCTGATCGACGCGGGCACCATCAGCGGCAAGATCGCCAAGGACCTGCTGCCCGACGTGATGGCCGGCCACGACCCGGCCACGCTGGTGCAGGAGCGCGGCCTGAGCGTCGTGACCGACACGGCCGCCATCGACGCTGCCATCGACGCCGCCATGACCGCCGACCCGGCCACCGTCGAGAAGGTCCGCGCGGGGAACGCCAAGGCCATGAACGCCCTGTTCGGGCCGGTCATGAAAGCCATGGGCGGCCAGGCCAAACCGGAAGTGGTGCGCGAACGCCTGAGCGCCAAGCTGGGCCTGTGA